A single Plasmodium knowlesi strain H genome assembly, chromosome: 13 DNA region contains:
- a CDS encoding ADP-dependent DNA helicase RecQ, putative: protein MLKYLEVKSGNGAETDQSEGSDVVGSYSLEELKKKMEAAQKKHFGYKNLKDFQIEAVHAVFHKRDSLIVMATGMGKSLCYQIPSLMEEAKKKFTVVISPLISLMTDQVDNLKRKGISSVFLGSGQKISKNQVLTEIKHGMYKIVYCSPEFALNNKQMFVMLRKRILLLAIDEVHCMSEWGHDFRPTYRKLHELKQILVGIPFMGLTATCTREVQNDILKNLNFDMKTCLIKTSSVNKRNLFYCVREKTNILNDLKDVLDIPNRKSLERTKRFIDNSKICPYNSTLIYVTSKKECENIFSFLKEKGLLVRMYHADLSNDEKKEAHEKFLKDEVQIIVATVAFGMGIDKPDIRRIIHYGFSRSLEAYVQQVGRAGRDNSNAEAILFFHVNDESKIKNILLRENIANNLIETNFQRVEHIISMFTDASDYAYSTICRRKKIYEYFDETPNTCTDIDVFDNEDNCGVCFYVKKYDMYLCANCDNCAYYLSEIRKVNSKLCGAKVDTTKMDVTRMSGTKVIGVNVEDISINTDKRQPPTDATSLLKKESRKAVNTTLRISDNPQALSIEEGIDLSAELKTLLSCISSLKGRTGIGVICKVLVKSKESCIIKKGYHNIKEYGDGKHKSTNWWSAFLKVARNDKYIKETLVYGKDLSYLSVGLTPKGEAFIMNTEQRYTVRLPFFLVDKEKKAKSGKGTKKTNARKSENEPVDYLYNEKASQRNRWNNIGEDFNYKEKRDHVSKEEKPLEGEKRSSVLSATHGSISHQTEGVYSITQASVDRNNTIPDNKYGYFNTDKNQCRREHQYKEEKLTEEKINDSIMRILLRTRIIEARQQNIPPFQLISDKPLKDICHKRLTSVHLIRKHVDNISPVCPNSFLEKLISGIRGFCLLHDLDMNINLNTASQNMGSPEGVERQISSLNKFSNLISSYQYDHKTEKLGGDSSFQGASSREIRSGPYVDGGVGSSVVHNGMNHGSISHGAVVRNYACREEETPSYQSMYFNGGAKTEMKMDVSGSWIAPPGGQRNHPTGKFIGGAKPMLNCDTNHPNRDFIEKRSAKETILGPFCTNAEATNELHHISSKDKSRLMDFFEDDFKFIKETNKSEFNPNGSLVDNKREQRVPIDFPKYTFQGEVWRGSNAAQPIQIGNEVVKPNERNFHNRTNTITRLSTLEKQENGGAWTGPRVREAHSGDPFRESFPIRRTMGENHVDVLNDKKKKLDFIDSFSYDYKKQQDEDNLGRFPGRHDGTSSFQDFKRRRF, encoded by the coding sequence ATGCTGAAGTACTTGGAGGTGAAGAGTGGGAACGGGGCGGAGACGGACCAGTCGGAGGGGAGCGACGTGGTGGGGAGCTACTCCCTGGAGGagttgaagaagaagatggagGCGGCACAGAAGAAGCATTTCGGATATAAGAATTTGAAGGATTTTCAAATAGAAGCGGTGCACGCAGTGTTCCACAAGAGAGACAGTTTAATTGTGATGGCCACGGGGATGGGAAAGTCGCTATGTTACCAGATACCCTCCCTTATGGAGgaagcgaagaaaaaattcacagTGGTAATATCACCCCTTATATCTCTAATGACAGATCAAGTAGACAATCTGAAGAGAAAGGGAATTTCCTCCGTGTTTTTAGGAAGTGGACAGAAGATAAGTAAGAACCAGGTCTTAACAGAAATTAAGCATGGGATGTATAAGATAGTTTATTGTAGTCCAGAGTTTGCACTAAACAACAAGCAAATGTTTGTAATGTTAAGGAAGAGGATTCTACTCCTAGCCATTGATGAAGTGCACTGTATGTCGGAGTGGGGACATGATTTTAGACCGACCTACAGAAAATTACACGAACTAAAGCAAATATTAGTTGGGATCCCTTTTATGGGTTTAACAGCTACATGTACAAGAGAGGTCCAAAATGATATTCTAAAGAATTTAAATTTCGATATGAAGACATGCCTTATCAAAACAAGTAGCGTTAACAAGAGGAACCTTTTCTACTGCGTTAGGGAGAAAACAAATATCCTGAATGATTTGAAAGATGTGTTAGACATTCCAAATAGGAAATCTTTGGAAAGGACCAAGAGGTTTATTGATAATTCAAAAATATGTCCTTACAACTCCACCCTTATTTATGTTACGTCGAAAAAGGAGtgcgaaaatattttttcgtttctgaAAGAGAAAGGATTATTGGTTCGAATGTACCATGCGGATTTAAgtaatgatgaaaagaaagaagcacATGAAAAGTTCTTAAAGGACGAAGTACAGATAATCGTTGCCACGGTGGCATTTGGTATGGGCATAGATAAACCAGATATCAGGAGGATCATTCACTATGGATTCTCCCGTTCTCTGGAAGCCTACGTTCAGCAAGTGGGAAGGGCAGGTCGAGACAATAGCAATGCTGAAgcaattcttttctttcacgTAAATGATGAatctaaaataaaaaatatattgctGAGGGAAAATATTGCTAATAACTTAATAGAAACAAATTTCCAACGCGTTGAACATATAATTAGTATGTTCACAGATGCATCCGATTATGCTTACTCGACCATCTGTCGAAGGAAAAAGATATATGAGTACTTTGATGAGACACCAAATACCTGCACAGATATAGACGTGTTCGACAATGAGGATAACTGCGGCGTTTGCTTTTATGTGAAAAAGTACGACATGTACCTCTGTGCCAACTGTGATAATTGCGCATATTACTTGTCGGAAATTCGCAAGGTCAACAGTAAGTTGTGTGGTGCAAAGGTGGACACCACAAAAATGGATGTAACAAGGATGAGTGGTACAAAGGTGATAGGTGTGAATGTTGAAGACATTAGTATAAATACCGACAAGAGACAACCTCCTACCGATGCCACCTCCCTCCTGAAGAAGGAGTCTCGTAAGGCTGTGAATACTACTCTACGTATCAGTGACAACCCCCAAGCATTGTCCAtcgaggaaggaatagatcTATCCGCGGAACTGAAAACGTTACTCAGTTgcatttcctcccttaagggaagaaccGGAATCGGTGTCATTTGCAAAGTACTGGTAAAGAGCAAAGAATCGtgcataattaaaaaaggctACCATAACATTAAGGAGTATGGAGATGGGAAACACAAAAGCACTAACTGGTGGTCCGCTTTTCTAAAGGTTGCGAGGAATGATAAGTACATAAAGGAAACATTGGTCTATGGAAAGGATTTAAGTTATTTGAGTGTAGGTTTAACTCCCAAGGGGGAGGCCTTTATTATGAATACTGAACAAAGGTATACCGTTAGATTACCGTTCTTTTTGGTAgacaaggagaagaaggcaaAGAGTGGCAAAGGAACGAAGAAGACCAATGCgaggaaaagtgaaaatgaaCCCGTGGATTATTTGTATAATGAAAAGGCTAGTCAGAGAAATAGGTGGAACAACATTGGGGAGGACTTCAActacaaagaaaaaagagaccATGTgagtaaggaagaaaaacctttggagggagaaaaacgtTCCTCTGTCTTGAGTGCTACTCACGGTAGCATTTCCCACCAGACTGAAGGAGTCTACTCGATAACGCAAGCCAGTGTCGACAGGAACAACACTATCCCGGATAATAAATATGGATACTTCAACACGGACAAGAATCAATGTCGAAGGGAGCATCAAtacaaagaggaaaaactaacggaagaaaaaataaatgattcTATAATGAGAATTTTACTTAGGACAAGAATTATAGAAGCTAGACAACAGAACATCCCACCCTTTCAGTTAATATCAGATAAACCATTAAAGGATATATGCCACAAACGACTCACATCTGTTCACTTGATTAGAAAACACGTCGATAATATTTCACCCGTTTGTCCTAACTCCTTTTTGGAAAAGCTTATTTCAGGAATCAGAGGTTTTTGCCTTCTACACGACTTAGATATGAATATAAATCTGAAcacagctagccaaaatatGGGTTCACCTGAAGGCGTCGAAAGGCAGATATCCAGTCTGAACAAATTTTCCAACCTAATTTCATCTTATCAATATGATCATAAGACAGAAAAGCTTGGGGGAGACTCTTCCTTCCAAGGTGCCTCGTCGAGGGAGATAAGAAGTGGTCCTTATGTAGATGGGGGTGTAGGAAGTAGTGTTGTCCACAACGGTATGAACCACGGTTCCATTAGCCACGGTGCAGTTGTCCGTAATTATGCGTGCAGGGAGGAAGAGACGCCCTCCTACCAGAGTATGTACTTTAACGGTGGTGCGAAAACGGAGATGAAAATGGATGTAAGTGGTAGTTGGATTGCCCCCCCTGGTGGCCAAAGGAACCATCCCACTGGGAAATTTATAGGGGGGGCGAAGCCGATGCTCAACTGTGACACAAACCACCCTAACAGAGATTTCATCGAGAAACGTAGCGCAAAGGAAACTATTTTGGGCCCCTTTTGCACCAATGCAGAGGCGACCAACGAGCTACATCATATTAGCAGTAAGGACAAAAGCAGACTTATGGATTTTTTCGAGGAcgattttaaatttataaaGGAGACCAACAAGTCGGAGTTTAATCCAAACGGTTCGCTTGTGGATAACAAAAGGGAACAAAGAGTTCCCATCGACTTTCCCAAATATACCTTCCAGGGTGAAGTTTGGAGAGGGAGTAACGCAGCGCAACCCATACAAATCGGGAACGAAGTGGTGAAGCCGAATGAAAGAAATTTTCACAATCGAACCAATACCATTACCCGTTTGAGCACCCTGGAGAAACAGGAAAACGGGGGTGCATGGACAGGGCCAAGAGTGCGAGAAGCACACTCAGGTGATCCATTTAGAGAATCCTTTCCCATTAGGAGAACCATGGGGGAGAATCACGTTGATGTCttaaatgacaaaaaaaaaaaattagattTTATTGATTCGTTTTCATATGACTATAAAAAACAACAGGACGAAGATAACCTGGGAAGGTTTCCCGGCAGGCATGATGGCACTTCGTCCTTTCAGGACTTTAAACGAcgaaggttttaa
- a CDS encoding coatomer subunit beta, putative: protein MGNPEIENNCTLYICTDNCETPSISEIQKKLESQNVEKKIEGMEHLIFNIIQGEPYGNMLMCVIRFIVPHKDHRLKKLSHIFFEVVDKCKSDGSLKEEMLLVCNALRNDIISPNEYVRGSTLRLLSKIKNLKIIEPLIEAITKNLNHRHSYVRKNAISCIHTIIKEHGSDVIPNSVKEVEKILFLENDISTKRSALSMLIDVDPMTTLKYILSLNDQLYDTADVILLEVIHLFKKLYIPHVFDNSYLSINDEDEENDEDKGIRSGIGPIPSISPMTGGPLPDGGNEAEEENPDGCESDGEVDIFAYLLSGDEIPFHQGDVPTGKRTRNITGVDEKIGSNFLSVSTPGVATNYKDETSGGMLNVLSEEIQFRKNRLNESDYSQYKNNVVKILLNMMNKNVSNSVLYEGACCLLYMSTSEVSIKTASECFIKLLINQHDNNIKLIVIDRLYYIMCKWKKVLENYVMDLLRALNFPSRDIRVKILNLVLHILSSRNVHLVLGVLKKELLKLNSTVMYSKNVFASGGGNTSAVVGSSGGGANSGGATSPNALPNTTMSNTGETSSLSNNLSTNYQEVISYKKILLKSIQHICNMFSNECLNMVDLLLTYVNDEEKEINYEAAVCIRKLANNPFLQSIILQKIVDAIFDVKKPHILRIFFWVLGQYMHGEEVILQFMKKLYVHLVPLLGSNMESDIISRLQSEKFKKNKMAVNFNANSSSASPAIQAKTVVLEDGTYATEAVWKSQTASSGEDTPGELNSFAYNLVSENDDLLLSVLCVCVTKLYLKLVATVGGEVFRFLGSYFVKPPVGCHSDEGSAANGNAQNGNATNGNVTNGNASVNEFRNKGMYILASMVKYLGQKNAKKSSVDVHYNDSNVVRVSHCLKIFLHITCNMSTMDDSTKKLILTFLSGNEYYQKFLQKEEEKYSSIYSSSYRQIRAGGGAFPQGEDENDADNLGQGSMEISKGVTTLPPQTEPNENKESVDDEIYFRILKEKKNVLNILDERSVEMDERAVLMDEKLDKLKLKYTLSNDILFEENEFKLPTFKHNYSSLFMAKLYNSQRLTGIDDDIFIEAVPIVSNINLIVELYVYNQSGAYLQNIFISLSTHGNLKPIDKIPEFNLGPNEKRKFKITVKVHTTETGIIFGYVFYERKNENKKNYIVLSELNINMTDYINASFISSHLFRIMWSEFEWENKININTSIRDAFELLKLIIKQTNMTIVEKFMPLEFYEKETKNRTGQANISPIDIYISYISSLEDLKCLVNNSAFFAVNLFSRSIFGEDSLANLSVQKNPDGRLSGSIRVRSRTQGIALSLGDKITLVQTGLSMETH from the exons ATGGGGAACCCGGAAATCGAGAACAACTGCACCCTGTACATTTGTACAGACAACTGCGAAACCCCATCCATTAGCGAAATCCAGAAAAAGTTAGAAAgccaaaatgtagaaaaaaaaatagaaggcATGGAACATCTTATATTTAACATCATCCAAGGAGAGCCATATGGAAATATGCTTATGTGTGTCATCAGGTTTATAGTTCCCCATAAGGATCATCGGCTGAAGAAGCTGAGCCACATATTTTTTGAGGTTGTGGACAAATGTAAAAGTGATGGTAgcttaaaggaagaaatgctTCTCGTATGTAATGCCTTGAGGAATGATATTATATCCCCAAATGAGTACGTGAGGGGTTCGACACTGAGACTGTTAAGCAAAATTAAGAACCTGAAAATTATTGAACCTTTAATAGAAGCCATTACAAAAAACCTGAACCATCGACATAGCTATGTTAGGAAGAATGCCATCAGCTGTATCCACACGATTATAAAGGAACATGGAAGTGATGTGATTCCAAACTCGGTTAaagaagtggagaaaatattatttttggaaaatgatATATCGACCAAACGTAGTGCACTATCTATGTTAATTGATGTCGACCCAATGACtacattaaaatatattctctCGCTAAATGATCAGTTGTATGACACTGCTGATGTGATACTGCTTGAAGTTATTCACCTATTTAAGAAGCTATATATTCCCCACGTGTTTGATAACTCATATTTGTCGATaaatgatgaggatgaggaAAACGATGAGGACAAGGGCATTCGCAGTGGAATTGGGCCTATTCCCTCTATAAGCCCCATGACCGGTGGGCCTCTTCCTGACGGAGGTAATGAagcagaggaagaaaatccaGATGGGTGTGAGTCCGATGGGGAAGTAGATATCTTCGCATATCTACTCTCCGGAGATGAGATCCCATTTCATCAGGGAGATGTACCCACGGGGAAGAGAACCAGGAATATTACTGGTGTAGATGAAAAGATTGGTAGTAACTTCCTTAGTGTGAGTACCCCAGGCGTAGCGACCAATTACAAAGATGAAACAAGCGGAGGAATGCTAAACGTGCTAAGTGAAGAAATACAATTTAGGAAGAACAGGTTAAACGAAAGTGATTACAGTCAATACAAAAATAACGTTGTTAAAATTCTCCTTAACATGATGAACAAGAATGTGAGCAACAGTGTGTTGTATGAGGGTGCCTGTTGTTTGCTTTATATGAGTACCTCGGAGGTTAGTATAAAAACGGCAAGCGAGTGTTTTATCAAGTTATTAATTAATCAACACGATAACAACATCAAATTGATTGTAATTGATAGGCTATATTATATCATGTGTAAGTGGAAGAAGGTGCTGGAAAATTATGTAATGGATTTATTGAGGGCATTAAACTTCCCGTCCAGGGATATAagggtaaaaatattaaacctGGTACTACACATATTGAGCAGTAGGAATGTGCACTTAGTGTTGGGCGTTCTGAAAAAGGAGCTCCTGAAGCTTAACAGCACAGTTATGTATAGTAAGAACGTTTTTGCGAGTGGGGGTGGTAACACGAGTGCGGTGGTAGGTTCCTCCGGCGGAGGTGCCAACAGTGGTGGGGCAACCTCTCCAAATGCACTTCCCAACACCACTATGAGCAACACAGGAGAGACCAGCTCTCTCAGTAATAACCTCTCCACGAATTATCAGGAAGTTAttagttacaaaaaaatactacTCAAGTCGATACAACACATATGTAATATGTTTTCCAACGAGTGTCTAAACATGGTAGACTTACTACTGACATACGTGAAtgatgaagagaaggaaataaattacGAAGCGGCGGTATGTATAAGGAAACTAGCGAATAATCCCTTTTTGCAGAGTatcattttgcaaaaaattgtggACGCCATATTTGATGTGAAGAAGCCACATATCCTCaggatatttttttgggTCCTGGGACAATACATGCATGGAGAAGAAGTTATTTTGCAATTCATGAAGAAATTATATGTGCACCTTGTTCCTCTGCTTGGTAGTAATATGGAGTCGGATATTATTAGCAGGTTACAGAGtgagaagtttaaaaagaacaaaatggcgGTGAACTTTAACGCGAATTCTTCATCTGCCAGTCCTGCTATACAAGCCAAAACGGTCGTGTTGGAAGATGGAACATACGCTACGGAGGCAGTGTGGAAAAGCCAGACTGCATCATCAGGGGAGGATACCCCCGGTGAGTTAAACTCCTTTGCTTATAATTTAGTTTCTGAGAATGACGATTTATTGTTGTCTGTTTTGTGCGTATGTGTTACGAAGTTGTATTTAAAATTGGTGGCAACGGTGGGAGGGGAAGTCTTCCGCTTTTTGGGTTCGTATTTTGTGAAGCCTCCCGTGGGGTGCCACTCAGATGAAGGAAGCGCCGCAAACGGAAATGCCCAAAACGGAAATGCCACAAACGGAAATGTCACAAACGGAAATGCCAGCGTGAACGAATTTCGGAATAAAGGAATGTACATCCTCGCCAGTATGGTTAAGTACCTGGGGCAGAAGAACGCAAAGAAGAGCTCTGTTGATGTTCACTACAACGACAGCAACGTGGTTAGGGTTAGCCACTGCCTCAAAATATTTCTCCATATCACATGCAACATGAGTACCATGGATGACTCCACAAAGAAACTCATCTTGACCTTCCTCAGTGGGAATGAGTACTACCAGAAGTTCCttcagaaggaggaggaaaagtatAGCAGTATTTACAGTTCCAGTTATAGGCAAATACGGGCGGGTGGAGGTGCTTTTCCCCAAGGGGAGGACGAGAACGATGCAGATAATCTCGGACAAGGATCGATGGAAATATCCAAAGGAGTGACCACCCTACCTCCTCAAACTGAACCAAATGAAAACAAGGAGAGTGtagatgatgaaatatacTTCCGTATtctcaaggaaaaaaaaaatgttctgaaTATCCTGGACGAGAGATCTGTAGAGATGGACGAAAGAGCTGTATTAATGGATGAAAAATTGGATAAGCTAAAATTGAAGTATACCCTTAGCAACGACATTCTTTTTGAGGAAAACGAGTTTAAGTTACCCACGTTTAAGCATAATTATTCCTCCCTTTTCATGGCAAAATTGTATAACTCGCAAAGACTAACAGGAATAGATGATGATATTTTCATTGAGGCTGTCCCGATAGTTTCAAATATCAACCTCATTGTAGAGTTGTATGTTTACAACCAGTCGGGTGCTTATTTACAGAACATTTTCATTAGCCTATCGACTCATGGGAATTTAAAACCAATTGATAAGATCCCTGAGTTTAACTTGGGTCCAAATGAGAAGAGGAAGTTTAAGATCACCGTGAAGGTACACACGACTGAGACGGGGATTATCTTCGGTTATGTGTTTTATGAGaggaagaatgaaaataagaagaattaCATCGTGCTTAGCGAGCTGAACATTAACATGACCGACTACATCAATGCATCCTTCATTTCGTCGCACCTGTTCCGCATCATGTGGTCTGAATTCGAATGGGAAAACAAGATCAACATTAATACTTCCATCAG ggACGCCTTCGAACTTTTGAAGCTCATCATTAAGCAAACGAACATGACCATCGTGGAGAAGTTCATGCCACTGGAGTTTTATGAGAAGGAAACCAAGAACAGAACGGGGCAAGCCAACATATCCCCCATCgatatttatatttcttaCATTTCTAGCTTAGAGGACCTAAAATGCCTTGTCAACAATTCAGCCTTCTTTGCAGTTAACCTATTCTCGCGTAGCATTTTCGGGGAAGACTCCCTAGCGAACTTGTCCGTACAGAAGAACCCAGACGGCCGCCTCTCGGGGAGTATCCGCGTTCGTAGCCGCACTCAG GGAATTGCCCTCAGCTTGGGAGATAAAATTACACTCGTTCAAACAGGCCTTAGTATGGAGACGCACTGA
- a CDS encoding ribosomal protein L15, mitochondrial, putative, which produces MIRSCRAVSSLTLRRWLFVGSSPACYKGHMRTTTNLVRTNHATVNQREDRQDAEIELKLAKHFREVFHDGSERNFECHPFNRRFAHSKKSFFPIEPRNLRTLGVNRKRKKKRGRGDKGPGKGIREKHKHRKSGRPNSRTFEGGRTPLYRRLPKWPEAWLSRQKKNFDCLNLSKLRYFIEKGRLDVRFPITQRHLHDSKCVKVKNGVKLFNVNDYPFPYKIDIEVANADQSSIDVIKKVGGTVTIVYMERVNLRAHIKPYKFEVLPRTARPNLDMIHFLEKMRSRGCLVKYIKPLWLIEEEKRIINELTEVEESSKLCPEEADSWGDAQDEQKRRERLLRGYRLQNTTIDGGLDAQ; this is translated from the coding sequence ATGATAAGAAGCTGTAGAGCGGTGAGCAGCCTGACGCTGAGGAGGTGGCTGTTCGTGGGGTCCTCCCCCGCGTGTTATAAAGGACACATGCGCACTACAACAAACTTGGTGAGAACAAACCATGCGACAGTAAACCAAAGAGAAGATCGCCAAGACGCTGAAATTGAACTGAAGCTGGCGAAACATTTTCGAGAAGTGTTCCATGATGGATCAGAAAGGAACTTCGAATGTCACCCATTTAACAGAAGATTTGCCCACAGCAAGAAAAGCTTCTTCCCTATCGAGCCCAGAAACCTGCGTACTTTGGGTGTGAacagaaagagaaagaaaaaaaggggaagaggtGATAAGGGTCCAGGAAAGGGGATTAGAGAAAAACACAAGCATAGAAAATCAGGCAGACCAAACAGTCGTACCTTTGAAGGTGGACGAACTCCTCTCTACAGGAGGTTACCAAAGTGGCCCGAGGCATGGCTAagtaggcaaaaaaaaaactttgaCTGCCTTAACCTTTCCAAACTCAGGTACTTTATTGAGAAGGGAAGACTTGATGTGCGATTCCCAATTACACAGAGACATTTGCACGACTCCAAATGcgtaaaagtgaaaaatggagTGAAGCTCTTCAATGTGAATGATTATCCTTTCCCATACAAGATTGACATCGAAGTGGCCAATGCTGATCAGTCCTCCATCGATGTCATTAAAAAAGTAGGGGGAACTGTAACCATTGTCTATATGGAACGCGTAAATCTCAGGGCCCACATTAAGCCCTACAAATTTGAGGTTCTACCCAGAACGGCTAGACCCAATCTCGATATGATTCATTttctggaaaaaatgagaagtaGGGGGTGCCTTGTTAAGTATATAAAGCCCTTGTGGTTAAttgaggaagagaaaaggataaTCAATGAGCTCACGGAGGTGGAGGAGAGCTCCAAACTGTGCCCCGAAGAAGCAGACTCCTGGGGGGATGCGCAGGATGAACAGAAGCGCCGCGAGAGGTTGCTCCGTGGCTACCGCCTGCAGAATACCACCATCGATGGGGGCCTCGACGCACAGTAA
- a CDS encoding diphthamide biosynthesis protein 2, putative, with protein sequence MGPPNNSDICARYDVELAAGIISKNNYQRVAVQLPDCMLEDSLLLSNAIKGELDKGGGSPLPSSYESTGMITPCCGGKSRTEDEYICGKEDNTVGSTPNGVNIYILGDTSLNECCEDYVSAEHVKADVLLHYGPSCQSLVVSSIPSVYFFSERKQEESFYKTVKEGFIQSNFPKRGEVCMVLCDVGYTGCMSRLVNAFVEVGGDAGGVDCGSGMKPLFLVDGRLVGGESFLRSGTGETKAGETKSGATETGATKAGETKAGETKAGETKAGETKSGAIDNDGVQTHEVQSDAVHTNVIACLNRIANNVQGKNCYGDHRNYVQLEAEEDLEGKYAFFCGRLMIRVLSSQKMGTLIYEVIRKEEMCPPWGTILTKGEEQRTNLFLFTNGNLNLKRRCILEYEGYPDRVHIYEEEGRKHLGANGNGSNEISNFETKKDLDKLLLKRYSLIEKCKLVDTFGILMANVNLKKNRELKNCLSYILRSRGKKCFTIATNKLNGPKLENFSDIEMYILLSCPEKNFLELPDFSKKIITPCEFFIAYGYMEWQCRYLFEFFHLLDIPSVRRSLDGLRGGKYLLWSLECGSPSLADVRKGVVQSGTALEEGTDVECGDPEPSVSLEGSSGTSQSLLACHPLVDPSLPIPVEEQKKFITTFDERSPMCKYFLETLVENTSREYRGVEMNYNTDTVPEVVPGDDGIAQRYESDLRFCG encoded by the coding sequence ATGGGGCCCCCGAACAACAGCGACATCTGTGCTAGGTACGACGTAGAATTAGCCGCGGGGATCATttcgaaaaataattaccaACGAGTGGCAGTGCAGTTGCCCGACTGCATGCTAGAGGATTCGCTTCTCCTTTCAAATGCCATCAAGGGAGAGCTCGACAAAGGAGGTGGTTCACCTCTCCCCTCCAGTTACGAATCGACGGGGATGATCACCCCATGTTGTGGCGGAAAATCTCGCACAGAAGACGAATATATCTGTGGGAAGGAAGACAATACAGTTGGAAGTACCCCCAATGGAGTTAACATATACATTTTAGGAGACACATCTCTGAACGAATGTTGCGAGGATTACGTAAGTGCCGAACATGTGAAGGCAGATGTTCTGTTGCACTATGGACCATCATGTCAGTCGTTAGTAGTTTCATCCATTCCGTCAGTTTACTTTTTTAGTGAGAGAAAACAGGAGGAATCGTTTTATAAAACAGTTAAGGAGGGGTTCATACAGAGTAACTTTCCCAAGAGGGGTGAAGTGTGCATGGTTCTGTGTGACGTGGGCTACACAGGTTGTATGTCCCGCTTGGTGAACGCCTTTGTGGAGGTTGGCGGCGATGCAGGGGGTGTAGATTGCGGGAGCGGAATGAAGCCGCTTTTCCTGGTGGACGGGCGACTCGTGGGGGGAGAGTCCTTCCTGCGGAGCGGCACGGGTGAAACAAAAGCGGGTGAAACAAAATCGGGTGCAACAGAAACGGGTGCAACAAAAGCGGGTGAAACAAAAGCGGGTGAAACAAAAGCGGGTGAAACAAAAGCGGGTGAAACAAAATCGGGTGCTATAGACAACGATGGAGTTCAGACGCATGAAGTTCAGAGCGACGCGGTCCACACCAACGTAATAGCGTGCCTGAACAGAATAGCCAACAACGTGCAGGGAAAAAACTGCTACGGGGATCACAGGAATTATGTGCAGCTGGAGGCGGAAGAAGACCTCGAGGGGAAGTACGCCTTCTTCTGTGGTAGGCTTATGATAAGGGTTCTGAGTAGCCAGAAAATGGGGACATTAATTTATGAAGTAATacggaaggaggaaatgtgCCCTCCATGGGGTACGATCCTAACCAAGGGGGAAGAACAAAGAAccaatttatttctttttacaaaCGGAAATTTAAACTTAAAGCGCAGGTGTATTCTAGAATATGAAGGTTACCCTGATAGGGTGCATATATACGAagaggagggaagaaaacatCTCGGGGCAAACGGAAACGGAAGCAATGAAATTTCAAAttttgaaacaaaaaaagatttGGATAAACTACTACTGAAAAGATACAGCCTGATAGAAAAGTGCAAGCTGGTGGATACGTTTGGAATTTTAATGGCCAACGtaaacttaaaaaagaacCGAGAATTGAAAAATTGCTTAAGTTATATTCTACGAtcgagggggaagaaatgCTTTACCATTGCTACTAACAAATTGAATGGTCCTAAACTGGAAAATTTCTCCGATATAGAAATGTATATTCTTTTGTCTTGCCCTGAGAAGAACTTCCTTGAATTACCTGATTTTTCcaagaaaataataacccCCTGTGAGTTTTTTATTGCATATGGATATATGGAATGGCAGTGCAGGTATCTCTTTGagtttttccacttgttGGATATACCATCTGTTCGGCGTTCGTTGGATGGTCTACGGGGGGGCAAGTACCTGCTGTGGTCCCTCGAGTGTGGGTCCCCCAGTTTGGCTGATGTTCGAAAGGGGGTTGTTCAAAGTGGCACCGCCCTAGAAGAAGGCACTGATGTCGAATGCGGGGATCCTGAGCCATCGGTTTCCCTTGAGGGGTCGTCTGGGACAAGTCAATCCCTCTTAGCATGCCACCCCCTCGTGGACCCATCCTTACCCATCCCGGTggaagaacagaagaaatTCATAACCACCTTTGACGAGAGGTCGCCCATGTGTAAGTACTTTTTGGAAACCTTAGTGGAGAATACGTCCAGGGAGTACAGGGGCGTCGAAATGAACTACAACACAGACACCGTGCCGGAGGTCGTTCCTGGGGACGACGGCATAGCTCAACGTTATGAGTCTGACTTGCGCTTTTGCGGCTGA